The following proteins come from a genomic window of Edaphobacter sp. 4G125:
- a CDS encoding (Fe-S)-binding protein, with translation MVAEALQLTPGTRYYAGSVLLLHIRHSSLLPSTLAEPGHFPAIESILLAIGILVSSVLFFWRFSPILRNILRSKKDANFSLFPLSGRVWDFFWEVLCQGKVIRQRPLPGLAHAFVFWGFLAFALVSLNHIATGFGLRFLSPTSILGGFYFLFAAVWALLVAVSIAGLFIRRFFIRPIWLGEKLSYESGVIALLIFLLMATYLAAFFVTNGGAAVKSLWWAHTLTLLIFLPLIPHTKHLHLVLSPLTVFLKNGGFSTIPPLSDDEDFGLVAGKDITQLVSLQTYSCVECGRCTEHCPAANTGKLLNPKEIILGMRGYLNEFGPASDNPLLTEQRIPSPDNPPAPYLSMEAAFQCTTCGSCEYQCPVGIQHVPIIVGLRRGATNTGAWEDDYGTKLFLALEKHGNALGLSAIERDKFIQKQAFPIFDGTQEYCLWLGCMGSYDPKGREIIADFARVMQHLGTTFGVLKKEKCTGDPARRLGNDLVFQTLAESGLKSFETARVQKIVAICPHCVRTIANDWREFGIAPQIEHHSEFMARHRDRLPQQSGDSIVYHDPCYLGRYQEIYEEPRAVVARAGTLVEAPRSHERSFCCGAGGGLAFLGEEKGERVSHVRAKELAGTGAKVVGTACPFCNTMFRDALTAVSEAPPQLLDIAQLTARALPASQPQVSGGTE, from the coding sequence ATGGTTGCTGAGGCTCTCCAGTTGACACCGGGAACCCGTTATTACGCGGGTTCCGTCCTTCTTCTCCATATCAGACACTCTTCTCTTCTCCCTTCCACATTGGCGGAACCCGGCCATTTCCCGGCTATCGAATCCATCCTCCTCGCCATCGGAATTCTGGTTTCCTCCGTCCTCTTCTTCTGGCGTTTTAGCCCCATCCTCCGCAACATCCTCCGTTCGAAAAAAGACGCGAACTTCTCGCTCTTTCCCCTCAGCGGCCGTGTCTGGGACTTCTTCTGGGAGGTTCTTTGCCAGGGAAAGGTCATCCGCCAACGCCCTCTCCCCGGTCTAGCCCATGCTTTCGTCTTCTGGGGATTCCTCGCCTTCGCCCTCGTCAGTCTCAACCACATCGCCACCGGCTTCGGCCTCAGATTCCTCTCTCCCACCAGCATCCTCGGAGGGTTCTACTTCCTCTTCGCTGCTGTCTGGGCTCTGCTCGTCGCCGTTTCTATTGCCGGACTGTTTATTCGCCGCTTCTTCATCCGTCCCATCTGGCTTGGAGAGAAACTCTCCTACGAATCCGGAGTCATTGCTCTCCTGATCTTCCTCCTGATGGCCACCTATCTGGCAGCCTTCTTTGTCACGAACGGTGGAGCAGCTGTAAAGTCGCTATGGTGGGCCCATACACTGACCCTGCTGATCTTTCTCCCTCTCATCCCGCACACCAAGCACCTGCATCTCGTTCTCAGTCCGCTAACCGTCTTTCTCAAGAACGGTGGTTTCTCGACAATCCCCCCTCTGAGCGACGATGAAGACTTCGGCCTGGTCGCCGGAAAGGACATTACCCAGCTCGTTTCTCTCCAGACCTATAGCTGCGTCGAGTGCGGCCGCTGCACCGAACACTGCCCTGCTGCCAATACAGGCAAGCTACTCAATCCAAAAGAGATCATCCTTGGAATGCGTGGCTATCTCAACGAGTTCGGCCCAGCATCCGACAACCCGCTCCTGACGGAGCAACGCATCCCGTCTCCCGACAATCCGCCCGCTCCGTATCTCAGCATGGAGGCCGCCTTCCAGTGCACCACCTGCGGTTCCTGCGAGTACCAGTGCCCTGTGGGCATCCAGCATGTCCCGATTATCGTCGGCCTGCGCCGCGGAGCCACCAATACCGGTGCGTGGGAAGACGATTACGGCACCAAGCTCTTCCTTGCCCTCGAAAAGCACGGCAATGCGCTCGGCCTCAGCGCAATAGAGCGTGACAAATTCATACAGAAGCAAGCCTTTCCCATCTTCGACGGCACTCAGGAATACTGCCTCTGGCTCGGCTGCATGGGAAGCTACGACCCCAAGGGCCGCGAGATCATCGCCGACTTCGCTCGCGTCATGCAGCACCTAGGAACCACCTTCGGCGTCCTCAAGAAAGAGAAATGCACTGGCGACCCTGCCCGACGCCTCGGTAACGATCTCGTCTTCCAGACCCTTGCCGAGTCTGGCCTCAAATCCTTCGAGACCGCCAGGGTTCAGAAGATCGTCGCCATCTGCCCCCACTGCGTCCGCACCATCGCCAACGACTGGCGCGAGTTCGGCATCGCACCCCAGATCGAGCACCACTCCGAGTTCATGGCCCGCCACCGCGACCGCCTGCCCCAACAGTCCGGCGACAGCATCGTCTACCACGACCCCTGCTACCTCGGCCGCTACCAGGAGATCTACGAAGAACCCCGCGCCGTCGTCGCCCGGGCTGGCACCCTCGTCGAAGCCCCGCGCTCCCACGAGCGCAGCTTCTGCTGCGGAGCCGGCGGCGGACTCGCCTTCCTCGGCGAAGAGAAGGGCGAGCGCGTCAGCCATGTCCGCGCCAAAGAACTCGCAGGCACAGGCGCGAAGGTCGTCGGCACAGCCTGCCCCTTCTGCAATACCATGTTCCGCGATGCACTCACCGCCGTTAGCGAAGCGCCACCACAACTTCTCGATATCGCCCAACTAACCGCCCGCGCATTACCTGCATCACAGCCACAAGTTTCTGGAGGAACCGAGTGA
- a CDS encoding SIMPL domain-containing protein gives MIRFRAVALSAVLIPAVVSSAAQTIQVNKENRTIAITATDKVTAIADQATLHIGFIAYGPDSNTAYANGSRVSNAIMKALTDAGIPKDTIQSENQQITPVQNYQLDKLTEAQKAQRQFQVQQSWTVKMAADNAAKALDVAVKAGANQSGQIDWGFKDENAPEAEAAAKALKRAHAQAEQMATSLNAKLGSLLYASNEVQPSGPRPMFRAMAAAPMAMDKVEPLAINPREIEKSATVYAVFAIE, from the coding sequence ATGATTCGATTCCGAGCAGTTGCGTTGTCCGCCGTCCTGATTCCTGCTGTTGTTTCCAGTGCAGCCCAGACGATCCAGGTGAACAAGGAGAACCGCACCATCGCCATTACGGCGACGGATAAGGTCACTGCGATTGCAGATCAGGCGACCCTGCACATCGGCTTTATAGCGTATGGGCCTGATAGCAATACGGCCTATGCAAATGGTTCTCGCGTCTCGAATGCGATTATGAAGGCCCTGACGGACGCTGGAATCCCAAAAGACACGATCCAGAGCGAGAACCAGCAGATCACTCCGGTACAGAACTACCAATTGGATAAGTTGACGGAGGCACAGAAAGCGCAGCGGCAGTTCCAGGTACAGCAGAGCTGGACGGTAAAGATGGCGGCGGATAATGCAGCCAAGGCTTTGGATGTGGCGGTGAAAGCTGGGGCCAACCAATCGGGCCAGATCGACTGGGGATTCAAAGATGAGAATGCTCCTGAGGCCGAGGCTGCCGCCAAGGCCCTGAAACGTGCTCACGCTCAGGCCGAGCAGATGGCGACCAGTCTGAACGCGAAGCTGGGCTCTCTGCTCTATGCAAGCAATGAGGTTCAGCCCAGCGGGCCGCGTCCGATGTTCCGAGCTATGGCTGCCGCGCCGATGGCAATGGATAAGGTGGAACCGCTGGCAATTAATCCACGGGAGATTGAAAAATCGGCGACGGTTTACGCTGTGTTTGCCATCGAATAA
- a CDS encoding SIMPL domain-containing protein produces MKKLLLTSIMLSAGVGALAQTITVGKDNRTVAVTVTDDAQVESDTAVVSVGFTSYGSDQQQTYADATRISNRVIDALHAAGVRADAIQSADQSLTEIDAEDKIHSAKGLRFRFAQSWNVTVDASSAADVLHTAISAGANNSGNIQWKLKNEDALEAAAEEKALAHAQKVAERYAAGLKCRLGSMIYASNQVPIRGLFGATLNTETASASSARVNLKPLAIAPEKITKTATVYAVFAIE; encoded by the coding sequence TTGAAAAAACTATTACTTACTTCCATCATGCTGTCTGCCGGGGTCGGCGCTTTGGCGCAGACAATCACTGTTGGCAAGGACAACCGTACTGTTGCCGTAACGGTTACCGATGATGCGCAGGTCGAATCCGATACCGCTGTCGTGAGTGTAGGGTTTACGTCCTATGGCTCGGACCAGCAACAGACGTATGCAGATGCCACGCGAATCTCGAATCGAGTAATCGATGCGCTGCATGCGGCGGGCGTCCGCGCAGATGCAATCCAAAGTGCGGACCAGAGCCTTACCGAGATCGATGCAGAAGACAAAATTCACTCGGCAAAGGGATTGCGTTTCCGTTTTGCTCAATCATGGAACGTGACCGTCGATGCATCCTCGGCAGCTGATGTTCTTCATACGGCTATCTCGGCTGGCGCAAACAACAGCGGAAATATTCAATGGAAGTTGAAGAATGAGGATGCCTTGGAAGCCGCAGCAGAGGAGAAGGCTCTCGCTCATGCACAGAAGGTTGCCGAACGCTATGCTGCAGGATTGAAATGTAGATTAGGTTCCATGATTTATGCCAGCAATCAGGTCCCAATCCGAGGGCTTTTTGGCGCAACGCTTAATACCGAGACGGCGTCAGCTAGCTCAGCGAGGGTCAATCTGAAGCCACTGGCGATCGCTCCTGAGAAAATCACGAAAACAGCGACCGTTTACGCGGTCTTCGCCATCGAATAG
- a CDS encoding acyltransferase, translating to MPQYTYRELKPTPEAEAIFRRWLTQLNDEFTKHQSIDRRSEIVRDELYQIYLGKPHGGRGQVTLSSELGSHVLVEAFDPRNVTLEPEYYGDVDAERYSIRKPLIWFWQMFDRSPLGLNHWLGFRFRCMLGRHIFKSLGKGVKIFHNVEFSFGYNLTIEDNCTIHRNVMLDDRGELILREGTSVSDYANIYSHTHDINVQADVTNKPTVIGPRARLTYHSTVLAGANVGEDAMVGAMALATKPVPPGVVSVGIPAKVKREKRPRA from the coding sequence ATGCCCCAGTACACCTATCGCGAACTGAAACCGACACCGGAAGCCGAAGCGATCTTTCGCCGGTGGCTTACACAGTTGAACGATGAGTTCACGAAGCATCAGTCGATCGATCGGCGTTCTGAGATCGTGCGCGATGAACTTTACCAGATTTACCTGGGCAAGCCGCATGGAGGTCGCGGCCAGGTAACCCTAAGTAGCGAGCTTGGCAGCCATGTGCTCGTCGAAGCCTTCGATCCGCGCAATGTGACGCTTGAACCGGAGTATTACGGCGATGTGGATGCCGAAAGATACTCCATTCGCAAACCGCTGATCTGGTTCTGGCAGATGTTCGACCGTTCACCGCTGGGACTGAATCACTGGCTGGGGTTTCGCTTCCGCTGCATGTTGGGCCGACATATCTTCAAGTCACTGGGGAAAGGCGTGAAGATCTTTCATAACGTCGAGTTCAGTTTTGGATACAACCTGACAATTGAGGACAACTGTACGATCCACAGAAACGTGATGCTGGACGATCGTGGCGAGTTGATTCTGCGGGAGGGGACGAGCGTTTCGGACTATGCCAACATCTATTCGCATACGCACGACATCAATGTGCAGGCCGATGTTACGAATAAACCGACAGTGATCGGGCCGAGAGCGCGGCTGACATATCATTCGACGGTGCTGGCGGGAGCGAACGTGGGGGAAGACGCGATGGTGGGAGCCATGGCTCTGGCGACCAAGCCGGTTCCGCCTGGAGTTGTTTCGGTGGGGATTCCCGCGAAGGTAAAGCGGGAGAAGAGACCTCGGGCATAA